The following coding sequences lie in one Gadus morhua chromosome 20, gadMor3.0, whole genome shotgun sequence genomic window:
- the cdk5r2b gene encoding cyclin-dependent kinase 5 activator 2b, with protein MGTVLSLSPTSKKGAIMDSGTAAALHHKGDKSIKRPSIFVSTLTWKKLVPNSAKKKSAKKVSPNPPPPPSEPEVSQLNHENHKKSHVPKAPIPVPVPTVPPTSQVIQSQTNGDVKKQPSSVSLLSPRRVVIQASTGELLRCLGTFMCRRCCRLKELTSGEVILWFRNIDRTLLMQGWQDQGFITPANLVFVYLLCQDSVTEDVESSYELQGVFLTCLYLAYSYMGNEISYPLKPFMIDANKDVFWEKSLSIINRMSDKMLLLNSDPHFFTEVFQELKDQRPDGEANLDR; from the coding sequence ATGGGAACCGTACTCTCTTTATCCCCGACCTCCAAAAAAGGGGCCATCATGGACTCCGGCACCGCGGCGGCGCTCCACCACAAGGGCGACAAGAGCATCAAGCGGCCGTCCATTTTCGTCTCCACGTTAACGTGGAAGAAGCTGGTGCCCAATTCGGCCAAGAAGAAAAGTGCCAAGAAGGTCAGCCCgaacccaccccctcctcccagcgAGCCGGAGGTCTCCCAGCTCAACCACGAGAATCACAAGAAGTCCCATGTGCCCAAAGCCCCCATCCCCGTCCCTGTCCCCACGGTGCCCCCCACCTCCCAGGTCATCCAGTCCCAGACCAACGGGGACGTGAAGAAGCAGCCGAGCAGCGTGTCCCTGCTGTCCCCCAGACGCGTGGTCATCCAGGCGTCCACCGGGGAGCTGCTGCGCTGCCTGGGGACCTTCATGTGCCGCCGGTGCTGCAGGCTGAAGGAGCTGACAAGCGGGGAGGTCATCCTCTGGTTCAGGAACATCGATCGCACTCTGCTCATGCAGGGCTGGCAGGACCAAGGCTTCATCACGCCAGCCAACCTGGTGTTCGTGTACCTGCTGTGCCAGGACAGCGTCACGGAGGACGTCGAAAGCTCCTACGAGCTGCAGGGCGTCTTTTTGACTTGTCTGTACCTCGCCTATTCCTACATGGGCAACGAGATCTCCTATCCGCTCAAGCCCTTCATGATCGACGCGAACAAGGACGTTTTCTGGGAGAAGTCCCTCAGCATCATTAACAGGATGAGTGACAAGATGCTGCTGTTGAATTCCGACCCGCACTTTTTCACCGAGGTATTTCAGGAGCTAAAAGACCAGCGGCCGGATGGAGAGGCCAACCTGGACCGCTGA
- the fev gene encoding protein FEV, with translation MRQDCGGQLMFNMYLSDPTENLLKESKGTPWAPINTGVQKGSGQIQLWQFLLELLSDSGNMACIAWEGTNGEFKLMDPDEVARRWGERKSKPNMNYDKLSRALRYYYDKNIMTKVHGKRYAYKFDFHGLAQVCQPSTTEQAIYKFQSNFAPMPFSGISKLNLVAPGMGPGSGFSYWAGSPPAALYHSHSLPPPAGPFGPVSAAHISCVNSISGLSNGHYN, from the exons ATGAGACAGGACTGCGGAGGACAGCTCATGTTCAACATGTATCTCTCAG accCGACAGAGAATCTGTTGAAGGAAAGCAAAGGAACGCCCTGGGCTCCGATCAACACCGGAGTCCAGAAAG GCAGCGGGCAGATCCAGCTTTGGCAGttcctgctggagctgctgtcgGACAGCGGCAACATGGCGTGCATCGCCTGGGAGGGCACCAATGGGGAGTTCAAGCTCATGGACCCCGACGAGGTGGCGCGGCGATGGGGGGAGCGCAAGAGCAAGCCCAACATGAACTACGACAAGCTGAGCCGCGCGCTGCGCTACTACTACGACAAAAACATCATGACCAAGGTGCACGGCAAGCGTTACGCCTACAAGTTCGACTTCCATGGCCTTGCGCAGGTGTGCCAGCCGTCAACCACGGAGCAGGCCATCTACAAGTTCCAGAGTAACTTCGCTCCGATGCCCTTCTCCGGGATCTCCAAGCTGAACCTCGTTGCCCCTGGCATGGGACCCGGGTCTGGGTTCTCGTACTGGGCGGGCTCGCCCCCCGCGGCGCTGTACCACAGCCACAGCCTGCCACCCCCCGCAGGGCCCTTCGGACCCGTGTCCGCCGCGCACATCAGCTGCGTCAACAGCATCAGCGGCCTCTCCAACGGGCACTACAACTGA
- the cryba2b gene encoding beta-crystallin A2b, producing the protein MNTQQMEQMGQFKITVWEEENFQGKRCEFMLECQNIMERGFNKIRSMKVENGPWVGYEYPEFQGQQFILEKGDYPRYEAWSGNSGYRTEHLLSFRPIKSANHSDSKVTLYESEDFQGRKFEMCDDYPSLQAMGWCSKEVASIKVNSGAWVAYQFPGYRGYQYIMERDRHQGEYRHYNEYSTQAHTNQVQSIRRIQH; encoded by the exons ATGAACACTCAGCAGATGGAGCAGATGGGTCAGTTCAAGATCACcgtgtgggaggaggagaacttCCAGGGCAAGCGCTGCGAGTTCATGCTGGAGTGCCAGAACATCATGGAGAGGGGATTCAACAAGATCCGCTCCATGAAGGTCGAGAACGGACC cTGGGTGGGCTATGAGTACCCTGAGTTCCAGGGCCAGCAGTTCATCCTGGAGAAGGGAGACTACCCCCGCTACGAGGCCTGGAGCGGAAACAGCGGCTACAGGACCGAGCATCTGCTCTCTTTCAGGCCCATCAAGTCCGCT AACCACAGTGACAGCAAGGTCACCCTGTACGAGTCCGAGGACTTCCAGGGTCGCAAGTTTGAGATGTGCGATGACTACCCTTCCCTGCAGGCCATGGGCTGGTGCAGCAAGGAGGTGGCCTCCATTAAGGTCAACTCTGGAGC ctggGTGGCCTACCAGTTCCCCGGTTACCGTGGATACCAGTACATCATGGAGAGGGACAGGCACCAGGGCGAGTACAGGCACTACAATGAGTACAGCACCCAGGCTCACACCAACCAGGTGCAGTCCATCCGCAGGATCCAGCACTAA